In a single window of the Verrucomicrobiota bacterium genome:
- a CDS encoding KOW motif-containing protein: MTAFVVLAVALTLAIVAWRYPREMPSLFEFFGAAAGAVVITWLVFVTLHALAVRLNGGPFRKGDTVEILVGPHRGRIGRVYEEWRERGEVRVNLGAAAEGRLEDVFGQTQLVRARKPELADRQASPESTPRPSEPSSMF; the protein is encoded by the coding sequence ATGACGGCCTTCGTGGTTCTCGCGGTGGCGCTGACGCTGGCCATCGTGGCGTGGCGTTACCCGAGAGAGATGCCATCCCTCTTCGAGTTCTTCGGGGCCGCGGCCGGGGCCGTGGTAATCACCTGGCTTGTCTTTGTGACGCTGCATGCACTCGCAGTCCGGCTCAACGGCGGACCGTTCCGGAAGGGAGACACGGTCGAGATTCTTGTGGGGCCGCATCGCGGCAGGATCGGCCGGGTGTACGAGGAATGGAGGGAGCGGGGTGAAGTGCGCGTTAACCTCGGCGCAGCCGCGGAAGGCCGCCTCGAAGACGTGTTCGGACAGACGCAGTTGGTGCGGGCAAGGAAGCCTGAGCTGGCTGACCGACAAGCGTCTCCCGAGTCCACGCCGCGGCCGTCTGAGCCCAGTTCGATGTTTTGA
- a CDS encoding helix-turn-helix transcriptional regulator, giving the protein MDQKTQARFEARARIIKAMAHPTRLFIVDTLSHAERCVCELTEMVGADASTVSKHLAVLKNAGIVHDERRGAQIYYSLACPCVLNFFQCVESVLRANAEAQLEAAK; this is encoded by the coding sequence ATGGATCAGAAGACACAAGCCAGGTTCGAGGCGCGGGCGCGCATCATCAAGGCGATGGCGCATCCGACGCGCCTGTTCATTGTGGACACGCTCAGCCACGCCGAGCGGTGCGTGTGCGAACTCACCGAGATGGTCGGCGCCGACGCCTCGACCGTGTCCAAGCACCTGGCGGTGCTTAAGAACGCCGGCATCGTCCACGATGAGCGGCGCGGCGCGCAGATCTACTACTCGCTCGCCTGCCCGTGCGTGTTGAACTTCTTCCAGTGCGTTGAGTCCGTGCTTCGCGCCAACGCCGAAGCGCAGCTCGAGGCGGCGAAGTAG
- a CDS encoding permease gives MDWKKEWKPLAAIAAVFFAAFYLPVGQPRFDNAVVEALALVKWYAREHVVFCLLPAFLIAGGIAAFVSQASVMKYLGARANKVLAYGVASVSGSILAVCSCTVLPLFAGIYRMGAGLGPATTFLYSGPAINVLAIILTARVLGMELGVARAVGAVAFSIIVGLLMHVIFRREETEKANAQAVMPAPEVARPLWQEVLFFAGMIAVLVFANWGRPETSTGLWHSIWSAKWIITSVAAAGFAFVLFMWFGLTWWKLLVAAIPAAVLALVLPDVPMLAFAAGVVGLCVITATGGDESREWFGQSWSLAKQILPLLLFGVLVAGALLGRPGREGLIPSGWVDWAVGGNSIWSNLFASVAGAFMYFATLTEVPILQGLIDNGMGKGPALALLLAGPALSLPNMLVIRSVIGTKKTVVYVSLVVVMATISGIVYGSIFG, from the coding sequence GTGGACTGGAAGAAGGAATGGAAACCGCTGGCCGCGATCGCGGCCGTGTTCTTCGCGGCGTTCTACCTGCCCGTAGGTCAACCGCGGTTCGACAACGCCGTGGTCGAGGCGCTCGCGCTTGTGAAGTGGTACGCCCGGGAGCACGTCGTATTCTGCCTGCTGCCGGCGTTTCTCATTGCGGGCGGCATCGCCGCGTTTGTCAGCCAAGCCTCGGTGATGAAGTACCTTGGCGCGCGGGCGAACAAGGTGCTCGCCTACGGCGTCGCGTCGGTCTCGGGAAGCATCCTGGCTGTCTGCTCGTGCACCGTGCTGCCGCTGTTTGCGGGCATCTACCGCATGGGCGCCGGACTCGGCCCAGCGACGACGTTTCTCTATTCCGGCCCGGCCATCAACGTGCTCGCCATCATATTGACCGCGCGCGTGCTGGGGATGGAGCTGGGCGTCGCGCGCGCCGTGGGCGCCGTGGCGTTTAGTATCATCGTCGGCCTGCTCATGCACGTGATCTTCCGTCGGGAAGAGACGGAGAAGGCCAACGCGCAGGCCGTCATGCCCGCGCCGGAAGTCGCCCGGCCGCTGTGGCAGGAGGTGCTTTTCTTCGCCGGCATGATTGCCGTCCTCGTCTTCGCCAACTGGGGGCGGCCGGAAACCTCGACGGGCCTGTGGCATTCCATCTGGTCGGCGAAGTGGATCATCACGTCGGTGGCGGCCGCAGGATTCGCCTTCGTGCTCTTCATGTGGTTCGGGCTGACATGGTGGAAGCTGCTGGTCGCGGCCATTCCCGCCGCGGTATTGGCGCTCGTGTTGCCGGATGTGCCGATGCTCGCCTTTGCAGCGGGCGTCGTTGGGTTGTGCGTGATCACGGCGACGGGCGGCGACGAGTCGCGCGAGTGGTTCGGCCAGTCGTGGAGCCTGGCGAAGCAGATCCTGCCGTTGCTGCTGTTCGGCGTGCTCGTGGCGGGCGCGCTGCTCGGGCGACCTGGACGCGAGGGGCTGATCCCGTCGGGGTGGGTGGATTGGGCCGTCGGCGGCAATTCGATCTGGTCGAACCTGTTTGCGTCGGTCGCGGGCGCATTCATGTATTTCGCCACGCTGACCGAGGTGCCCATCCTGCAGGGCCTCATTGACAATGGTATGGGCAAGGGACCGGCGCTCGCGCTGCTGCTGGCGGGACCGGCGCTCAGCCTGCCCAACATGCTGGTTATTCGCAGCGTGATCGGAACCAAGAAGACGGTTGTCTACGTCTCACTCGTCGTCGTCATGGCGACAATCAGCGGCATCGTCTACGGCTCAATCTTCGGATAG